The genomic DNA CTTAGAGCAGTTGAATTTAGATTGGGTTTCCAGCTATCCTACGCAGTTGTGAGGATGATTGATTCAGGCTCAAGTTCTTCCTTGGCACTTCATAAACTAGAGTTTACTTCAGAAACATAGTTGCAGTTGTAATGAATGGGATACAGAAGCACATGCCAAACGAGATCGTTGGGGCCAACAACACAGACAGCACTGTTAACAGCAGAATaaaaacagacagaaagagaatcTTTATTATCAAAGGACCAGGAGTGTGTCTGGTTGCAGGGGCCAAGCTTTTCAATACAAAAAACAACAGGCAAGCCGTCGCACAGAGAGCCTTCTGAGATGTGAGAGTGTAACTCTTAATGAGCATTTCCAATTTTCGTGAAATGTATATCATAACCCCCACTGTAGTGAGAGATGATGAGTGTGGGAACAACCACCTTCCTGTCAAACCAGTCTGTACGTGCACTGTatacattttaatctcattcTTTCTTGCCTCTTCACCTATAAAGATTTGAAGATTTCCCACAAGATTAGTCACCAGGATTAGAGTGTGTTTAAGAAGTGAGCTTACATATGTGCTTTAGCATCTTGCTAAAACAAGCTCAGGGCTTTGGCTCAGCTGTATTCTAGAGGAAGTCTGTTACTTTCACATTTCACTGTGCTTCTTGATTGTTTGGGTAAAAACACATCAAATGTCATGTGACACGTAGCATTTCTTAGCAGATAATGATGGGTACTTCGACATTATGTGTTGTCATGGTATCAATTAAATTAGTTATTCACAGTTAGATTATTCACAATTAGATTATTCACAGTTTTTATACAGTGtgtactgtatactgtatacttTCACCAGTTGTGCAAACAAAGTGCTCAAACTTGGGTAGATgtttatatcatatatatatatatatatatatatatatatatatatatatatatatatatatatatatatatagacacatacatatatgtcctctgtatacacatatacagagagagagagagagagagagagagagagagagagagagagaaggtgtatAGATAGGTAGAAGACATATCTGAAGGTGTGGAAGCCAGAAACTATTTGAAACATCAAATGTTTATGTTTATATAGATATATCATaacattattattgttttgatatttatatttatatcatAACATCTCTGGACATGTTGTGTACTATACAGCAAAGTTTTTAGTAttcttgttctctctccctccctctttctctcctctctctctctctctctctctctctctctctctatccatctctACATACCTGCTGTAAAATTACCCTATTACATTGATGGGAATATTGCTGTGTGGAACTGAGTGTGAATAGATACACAGACTCAAACTTGTTGTTGAACAGTGACCTCAGCTGCTATGACAGCAGCACCACATGAAATATTCCTCAGTAATCGCAGTAGTGGCTTAACATTCTTGCAGTTAAAAGAAATGGTGCTTCTTTCACGTCTATCAGTGGAGAACACAGCACAAGTATTTCAAAAATCAAGCATAAACAACATTCTTTGCAACAAGAAGACATTCCGTCTCACCAGGAAAAGATAACATTTAAGTATGTGTTCTTCTTAAAAAACCCAAAGGTTTTGCCGAGAGGAAACCTCACTATGTCTAATTGGCTTGCTAGAATCCTCTAATGTTCACTCTTTCTCCATATCACCATTAGATGTCATCCTGTACCTACCCAGAGCTAACATGGCACGCTTCAGCTAGCTCAGTGGGTGCCAGCCGAGAGGTTTCTATAGATGCATATTCCTGTGGTGTCTGTATTTTGTCTGGGTCAGAACATAACATGCTCCTTCTCAGTTGTGTTCATGACTTGACAGTGTAACGATCTGTTCTACACTGAGCTGTCTGGCCTTCTGCATCGTAGAGGATATATATGAACATAAATCCTGATCATACTGTAATCCTAAATCCATACACATGACTtccacaaattccacaaatatAAAATCAGTATGTCAAAAATCACATTGCtcattaataaaatattttgaaCTTGAATTTGGAAAGAGTGATATactaacattttcatttaaattattAAAATCATTATGACCTAATCACATGTGCTTCATGTCCAGGTCCTTGGTTCCTAGCCTGTGAGATTCAGACTAGTATATAAACGTTCATCAGGCACTTTGGCAACTCAATCTCCAAAAGCATTTTTTGACTGTCTATGTGTATCACTGTGGTTGGGCTTCTATCCATTTAGTTAATTTGTCTACCAACACAAGACACTTCCTGTTCCCATTCTTTCTTCCTGTCATGACAAAAAATGTCCATGAAGTAAAGAAAGATGTTGCAGTAGGTGATAAAATGATCAGATGTGGGTTGCAAACAGGGTAATGGTCAGTGTTCCAGGTTATGCCACGTGTTCAGCAATGTTTCACATTTCTCCTCAGCCCTCCCTTACACCGTTGAGCTGTTGTCGCCAGTTTGTCGTTGGTCACAATCTTTTCAGCCACATAGATCTCCCCATACAAAGCAAAGCTAATGCTAAAGCTTTTGTATTGTCTTGTTACATTTTGTATGTGTGCTGTGCACATAGACCAGTACTTTGAGAATGTTTAGTTTATTAGGTTCGCCAGGGTAAGATTGAGCACTAGTGTTGGCACTGATCCAATATGATCTAAATTGGGCCAATACCAAATCCAGCAGCAAAAAATAGATTGGACATTGGTGTGAGTGAGGCAGACATACTGAGCTGAGACTGACAGccagacagagagggcaggGGGGGGAGTACAGTAAATACACCAATAGGTGATAACCAATGCTGCAAATACCATCCAactaatttatttattatatatacagtaatgGGAACTAGATTTGTGGGAAAGACAATATGTAAGCAATCACAAAACAGGTCAAAGTACTTTATTGGTCTGAAAATACACATCTTATACTGCTGAGATCTCAAACATAATGAAACACAGTTCCATAATGTCCTTATATGAGAAAATGATGGCCATGAGGTTTCATAATGCCATAGTATGAAATTACTGGTTTCTCAGGTGACTTCCTACAACTCCTCTTATGTACTTCTCCACCCAGAGCGTGTGAGCATTATTCTGATGTACTCTGGTTTCATCTGTCTCTTCCTCCTTTAGTATTTAAACTGCCTAATCTGACTTCCTTTCAGACACACTCAAGGCCAACaaaacaaacccacacacacacacacacacacacacacacacacacacacacacacacacacaatttaaatAAGTGTGATTCTAAAATAGCTGTTTACCATTGTCTTGAGTTGCTGTGGTTGTGTTTTTCAGCTTTGAACCTCACATgccaacaaaacacacacacacgcacgcacgcacacacacacacacacacacacacacacacacacacacacacacacacacacacacacacacacacacatacacacagacatggcTCAGCTGTTGTTACATTATGTTGTAAGGAAGACCTTTCATAACAAAACATTCTCTGGACAATCGCATACAACATACATAACACTACAAGACATCAAAAAGAGGTTTTTGCACTTAAGGCCCAAATAAAACAACCCTTTATTTAAGATACATCTACGTAACCATTATTTGATTAGCAATTGCTTTCATACACAGCATTAATTTAATGTGGAATGGTGGTAATAAACTACATATGAAGAGAAAAGATGAAACGGGAGGAGGCAGATGCAAAACTTCAGTTATGCTGTATACAAATATATCAATCAAACCTGTTCCTTAATTTGACTGTGACAGGAACTCAGAGTTCAGATATGAAAAGCTTCATTTGTAGTCCATGCTTTTTGTATGAATACTTCTTTGTTCCAGCATTACGTTCCAGCATTAAATTCCATTAAATCATCTTCTAAACCTTTTAACCCGATTCAGGTAGATACGGGGTCCAGAGATCACTGTCAGTCTATCTATGCATGAATTTTACTTTAAGCACTTCCACCCATTATTGTCATTTGGGTCATACTGACCCTAAAAAAGTTGTTCTTTGTTAACAAGATGGTCCTGGTTGCATGAGGTCTTTCCAGGAGTTAACTTGTTCTTGTACATTCCTTGTTGTTGTAGCAATAATTTTTGAGTATCTACAGCGGTCATAAGGAACAGGGAACACGTGGAACAGATTGCCTGGTAGGTTGGTAAAAGACAGTCCTAGATGCCTCATACACAATCCTAAATAAACATCTTCAATGTACACAGCCTTGACATGCTTGGCTCCTTCAATGAGCTTTTCTGGCATATCTAAGGAAAATACATAGCCCAGGCCCAGTGCATAGGGTGGGTAGGAGTCTTCTGGGAAAACATCTTTTGGTAGATACCATTTGGAGTGGGGATCTCGGAGGACCATGCCACCACTGGCTACAAGTCCTGTTATGAAGTTCTGCCCGGGGGCCTGGAGAAGTGTTCTCACTAAATTGTTCACATTAAGGAACATATCAGAATCAATCTTCATAGCATAGGAGGAATTTCGGCAGTGTGATGCCAGCCATTCCAAAATCATCATAGTCTTTATGGTAAGATTATTGTAGCTGTCCAAGAAATCACTCTGCACAATATCATGGTATTCCTCGCTCTCCTGGGATAACTTTTGCTGTTGCTCATCTCTCACTTCAGGACTGACCTCACCAAGCAGAAAGAAAAGGCTCACCACTTTATCCATGACCACCTTCTCAGTCCCCCACGTACTACGAACGGCGTCTCGAGCTTCTCTGTTGCCCGGAGCCACAGGCACCATGAGAACCAGGAAAGGATTTTCGTTCTGACACTTCTCaggttcatttaaaatgtaatggtACACACAAGGATAGGCCACATGATATGGCATGGCTGGAGTACATTGTTCTGCCACTGTTACTGGTGTCACTAGAGAAGATGGAGCAGAAATGTCCGTCACTTGGATAATGGAGGTAGATGTAAACAAAGGAGGTGCAGTGGTGAACGTGGAGTTTGATGTTCCTCTTCTGTATGTTGCATTGTGTATTATTTGTACAGTTGAGGTCCAGATTTCAGAGAGGTTCACATTATAAAAGACTAATAGGGTCATAaccattaaaaaaagaaagtaaaCACGAAGGCGGTAACATCGACAATCGAATCCTGTGTCTGGCCAGTCCTTACTAAAAGCAGAACATAGAACACACCTTTAATGCAATTATTAATAAATGACTGGCAAAGAACTGGAATGTACATATCCACACTTAATATAATAAAAAGGCATTGATTGTGTCAAAGCAAACAACTCAAATGAAACCAGTGCCTACCATTCACACTAAGTAAATCCTAAGGATTTACTTGTTTTAGTGGTAGTGTGTATTACATAACAATACAACATGCTACGTAGGATCATCTACTATTAACCGTCTGCTCAATCCAAAGTTTAAAAACCATGCGATTCTTTAAAACACAGGTGTATTGAGCATCGTCAGGTGTTTAGGTAGGATCATTATGCATCGTACCTTTTCCCTTCACTTGTGCTGGCGTCCTCTGCCATCTTTCTGTTCTGGCTACAGTGCAGGACTGTTTTGTGTCATCTGCCACACCTTTATTTGAAGTACACAAGAGAAGCACAAGAGCTGTTTTTTAGAAATGGTCCCATGCAAATGTCACCTGTATTTCTCATTCcagacattttgaaaataaagatGACAATATTACATTTGTTGATTCTTAGTCCTGCTGCTTAGGAGTCTCTTTAATAAACTGACAAAAAAGGACATGAATGTTTCAAACCTTATGCAGACTGCCGGAGTGTAACGCCTCTTCCCCATTTAATTGTTCCGTAGGTTTAGTAACCATGGTGCAGACTCCTGAGACTGAGGTAGCTCCTTCTGAGACGTTATTGTTCCTCCCACAGCCAAGGATCTGTCTGAAGAATTCTTAAAGCTTCCACGTGTTACAGCTATATTCACATTTTAATGGTTTATCAACAGAATGTTTAACTTAGGATTACCTGTTCTGAACAGACTGCAGAGGGTAGAGTCGACTTCCCAAACCagtttgctgttctttttttattacagttttttgcagttgtTAAGACAtaaaaagtggtccttatagcacaatttctgaaatAACTAACCCATGTATCCTATCTATTGACTGGGTGCTCTAAACCTTATGCatattctctgccttacacattatatttagaaattctaaaacacacacaactgctacactcacctaccaaaataccatacccagttctcacacgttacaacactaGCAAATTTTTAGACATCAAAGCCTAATCCCTAAGAGGCCACAAGTAGCAAATCTTGGTGTGCACATCACTGGAGTTCAATACTgcatagagatgatgatgaagagtacgagaatgaggaagaggatgagcaaccataatggatgagatcagagccactctagttgaccatgtggtcaagcatgcgttgggttttctggaggcaaagggtccaaccttatctgtgctgctacactgtagcatcatccagacaattcaaaatgagaatagataagtagacctatcctctatacatactacatcatgtactagactagaggtctgcactcccgcggtaatcccgcgggtcccgcgggacccgacagaatatcttgcggcgcgggacagaatttaattgttattggcgggagcgggagttgaattagtccaggcgatgcgggagcgggaccacatatacatgtagaaaaatcccgcaaattaatagtctagaaaattataataataacaacgcaatgatttccatgcataaggaacaggacgaaaacaactaatcattcagtaagtaagcaataaactaattcaaaatattggctaagcaactgatcacgtgaacatgaagtgtgcgtcattttgtcattttgatacagaaatggcagagactgtagaccaggggtcggcaacctttgagacatggagtgccaactataacatgtccagtcaatgagtgtgccactatggcggcgagtttaaattgttgaccgaggagggggggaggtgtaaatggacacaaattaagcattatatcgcgatcgatcgccaagtttaaacgcctccgccgttcgcgcgaggtgtgcgtgcggagtcgcgcgctacgatcactcgcgaaagtataatccattaatataataatttacagaggtggggactcgagtcacatgacttggactcgagtcagactcgagtcattaatattaagacttttgacttgacttgaaaaaatattcagagacttagacttgacttggacttttacaccaataacttgggacttgaattggacttgaacctgtttacttgcaaagacttgatttttttttaccccaaatctaaattttaaaacgcatattaatatttataaagtgcgccccattaatttcatttccgtccttctgacgcagaccggtcctctgcttttccacactctgtacgtgtgtgtgtgcatgagctgcagcacaaccaatcaaatggggggttggcgaacgtaaatttttaccgggcggggtgtataatggacacaaattaagtattatatcgcgatcgatcgatcgccagtggttggtgccagagcgaactagtaactcattgaatcatagatgtggatcagaggtaaataaactagatttttttccggcgtgagaaatcggatgtgtggcgtgagagcgtgtgaagcgtgtgtgtctcacactcaatgcgtgagggttggcaaccctgggttctgtatc from Brachyhypopomus gauderio isolate BG-103 chromosome 12, BGAUD_0.2, whole genome shotgun sequence includes the following:
- the LOC143528006 gene encoding beta-1,3-galactosyltransferase 1-like translates to MAEDASTSEGKSKDWPDTGFDCRCYRLRVYFLFLMVMTLLVFYNVNLSEIWTSTVQIIHNATYRRGTSNSTFTTAPPLFTSTSIIQVTDISAPSSLVTPVTVAEQCTPAMPYHVAYPCVYHYILNEPEKCQNENPFLVLMVPVAPGNREARDAVRSTWGTEKVVMDKVVSLFFLLGEVSPEVRDEQQQKLSQESEEYHDIVQSDFLDSYNNLTIKTMMILEWLASHCRNSSYAMKIDSDMFLNVNNLVRTLLQAPGQNFITGLVASGGMVLRDPHSKWYLPKDVFPEDSYPPYALGLGYVFSLDMPEKLIEGAKHVKAVYIEDVYLGLCMRHLGLSFTNLPGNLFHVFPVPYDRCRYSKIIATTTRNVQEQVNSWKDLMQPGPSC